Below is a genomic region from Candidatus Thermoplasmatota archaeon.
GTGACGTGGATTCTCGGCGGACGCGCGCTCGAGGGCGCCCGCGTGCGCGCCGCGATCGACCGCGAAGGCCCGCACGACGTCGTGGTCCGGGCGCGCGACGCGGAAGGCGCGGAGGTCGAGGCGCTCGTCCACGTGGAGGTGGCCCCCGCCGGATCGGAAGCCCCGAGCGCGGATCCCGAGGCGCTCGTCGAGACGCCGCGCGCAGCATCGCCAGCGCTCGTCCTCGCCGAGCCGGTCGTCGAGGGTCGCGTCGCGCGCCTCGCGGCGCAGGTGGTCCAAGACGACGGGCGGGGGCGCGCCTACCGCTTCGACTTCGGCGACGGCGCGGCGACGGGCTGGCTCGACGCCCCCGCGGCGCGCCACCGTTTCGCGACGCCCGGTCTCCACGTGGTCACCGTCGAGGCGCGCGACGAGGACGGCAACGTGCTCGTCGCCCGCGCCGTCGCGCGCATCGAGAACCGCCCGCCCGCGATCGCGGTCGACCGTCACGGGGTCCACGGCGCCGCGCTCGCGGCGCGCGGGACGGCCACGGATCCCGACGGCGACGCGATCCGCGTCGTCGCGCGCGTCGCCGGACGCGCGCTCGAGGCCGGCGGCGCGGCGTGGTCCCTCGACGTCGCCGGGCTTGCCGTCGGGCCCGGCGTCGTCACGCTCGTCCCCGTCGACGCGCACGGCGCCGCGGGAGAGCCGGTCACGCTCGCCTTCGAGGTCGAACCCGCAATCGAGGCGTCGCCGCCCGCGCGCGAGTCGGTGGCGGCGGAAAGCGCCGCGACCTCGCCCGCGGCGACGCCGGGCGCGCCGATGGTGGCGGTCGTCGCGGCCCTCGCGGCGTGCGCGCGTCTCGTCAGGCGCCGCGCGTGAAATCCGCGTGGCCGGAGCGCGCGAGCGCCTCCGCCGCGGCCGGGAGGCCGGCGCCGAAGAGCACGCCGTTCACGGCCGCGGGGAGCGCATTGAACGCGAGGCCGAGGGCGACGAGGGCGCCCCACGCGCCGGGCGGCGCCCCGGCGGGCGCGTAGAAGACGAGGTAGGTCGTCGAGTCCGCGAGGACGCTGAAGGCGAGCGTGGCGGCGACCCCCGCGAACGCGGCGGCGCCCGCGACGAGGACGCGCGACGCGGCGCGCTCGCGCGCGAGGTCCACGCGGCGGCCCGCGAACCCCGCGGCGAGGCCGAGGAGGCCCATGGCGGGCGCGTTCACGAACGCGACGGGATCGAGGCCCGTGAGAAGCAGGTTCGAGAGCGTCATCGCCGCGAGCCCGACGGTGAAGCCGAACGAAGGCCCGTACGCTAGCCCCGCGAGCGCGACGACGAAGTACGTGAGCGCGACGTTCGGCGCCCACACGAACGCGAGACGGCCGAGCACCGCGAGTGCGGTGAAGGAGACGAGGAGGCCGAGCCGCGCGGCGCGCACGCGGCGCCAAGCGGGTCGCGATTCTTAGAGTTTCTGCGCGACCGCGAGGGCGATCGCCGAGACGCCGAGCGCGACCGCGAGCGCCTCCGGCGCGCCCCAGCGCCGGCGACCGTACACGGCGCGCCGCCCC
It encodes:
- a CDS encoding ECF transporter S component — encoded protein: MRAARLGLLVSFTALAVLGRLAFVWAPNVALTYFVVALAGLAYGPSFGFTVGLAAMTLSNLLLTGLDPVAFVNAPAMGLLGLAAGFAGRRVDLARERAASRVLVAGAAAFAGVAATLAFSVLADSTTYLVFYAPAGAPPGAWGALVALGLAFNALPAAVNGVLFGAGLPAAAEALARSGHADFTRGA